One segment of Enterobacter ludwigii DNA contains the following:
- the dppB gene encoding dipeptide ABC transporter permease DppB, producing MLQFILRRLGLVIPTFIGITLLTFAFVHMIPGDPVMIMAGERGISPERHAQLLAELGLNKPLWQQYLNYIWGVLHGDLGISLKSRLPVWDEFVPRFKATLELGVCAMIFATAVGIPVGVLAAVKRGSIFDHTAVGLALTGYSMPIFWWGMMLIMLVSVQLNLTPVSGRVSDMVFLDDTNPLTGFMLIDTAIWGEEGNFIDAVAHMILPAMVLGTIPLAVIVRMTRSSMLEVLGEDYIRTARAKGLTRMRVIIVHALRNAMLPVVTVIGLQVGTLLAGAILTETIFSWPGLGRWLIDALQRRDYPVVQGGVLLVATMIILVNLLVDLLYGVVNPRIRHKK from the coding sequence ATGTTGCAGTTCATCCTCCGACGTCTGGGACTTGTTATCCCCACGTTTATCGGTATCACCCTTCTCACTTTTGCCTTCGTCCATATGATCCCCGGCGACCCGGTAATGATTATGGCGGGCGAGCGTGGTATTTCACCTGAACGCCATGCACAGCTGCTGGCTGAGCTTGGCCTGAACAAACCACTGTGGCAGCAATACCTCAACTATATCTGGGGCGTGTTGCACGGTGATTTAGGGATTTCGCTGAAAAGCCGTCTTCCGGTGTGGGACGAGTTCGTGCCGCGTTTTAAAGCGACACTGGAGCTTGGTGTCTGCGCCATGATTTTCGCCACTGCGGTGGGTATCCCTGTTGGGGTCCTGGCTGCCGTGAAACGTGGCTCTATTTTCGACCATACGGCTGTTGGCCTGGCGCTGACGGGTTACTCCATGCCTATCTTCTGGTGGGGCATGATGCTGATCATGCTGGTCTCGGTGCAGCTAAACCTGACGCCGGTCTCCGGACGCGTCAGCGATATGGTCTTCCTGGATGATACGAATCCTCTGACCGGTTTCATGCTGATCGATACGGCTATCTGGGGCGAAGAGGGTAACTTCATTGATGCGGTGGCACATATGATCCTGCCTGCGATGGTGCTCGGCACCATTCCTCTGGCGGTTATCGTGCGTATGACCCGTTCTTCAATGCTGGAAGTGTTGGGTGAGGATTACATTCGCACCGCACGCGCCAAAGGTCTGACGCGTATGCGCGTCATTATCGTTCACGCCCTGCGTAACGCCATGCTGCCGGTGGTGACTGTTATTGGTCTGCAGGTGGGGACGTTGCTGGCGGGGGCGATCCTGACCGAAACCATCTTCTCATGGCCGGGCCTCGGACGCTGGCTGATTGACGCACTGCAACGCCGTGATTATCCGGTAGTGCAGGGCGGGGTATTGCTGGTCGCGACGATGATTATTCTCGTCAACCTGCTGGTCGATTTGCTCTACGGCGTGGTGAACCCGCGTATTCGTCATAAGAAGTAA
- the rplA gene encoding 50S ribosomal protein L1, protein MAKLTKRMSVIRDKVDATKQYDINEAIALLKELATAKFVESVDVAVNLGIDARKSDQNVRGATVLPHGTGRSVRVAVFAQGANAEAAKAAGAELVGMEDLADQIKKGEMNFDVVIASPDAMRVVGQLGQVLGPRGLMPNPKVGTVTPNVAEAVKNAKAGQVRYRNDKNGIIHTTIGKVDFDADKLKENLEALLVALKKAKPTQAKGVYIKKVSISTTMGAGVAVDQAGLSAAAN, encoded by the coding sequence ATGGCTAAACTGACCAAGCGCATGTCCGTGATCCGTGACAAAGTTGATGCGACCAAACAGTACGACATCAACGAAGCTATCGCTCTGCTGAAAGAACTGGCTACCGCTAAGTTCGTTGAAAGCGTTGACGTTGCTGTTAACCTGGGCATCGATGCTCGTAAATCTGATCAGAACGTTCGTGGTGCAACTGTACTGCCACATGGTACTGGCCGTTCCGTACGCGTAGCTGTATTTGCTCAGGGTGCAAACGCTGAAGCGGCTAAAGCTGCCGGCGCTGAACTGGTAGGTATGGAAGATCTGGCTGACCAGATCAAGAAAGGCGAAATGAACTTTGACGTTGTTATTGCTTCTCCAGATGCAATGCGCGTTGTTGGCCAGCTGGGCCAGGTTCTGGGTCCACGCGGCCTGATGCCAAACCCGAAAGTGGGTACTGTAACCCCTAACGTTGCTGAAGCTGTTAAGAACGCTAAAGCAGGTCAGGTTCGTTATCGTAACGACAAAAACGGCATCATCCACACCACCATCGGTAAAGTGGACTTTGACGCTGACAAACTGAAAGAAAACCTGGAAGCTCTGCTGGTTGCGCTGAAAAAAGCAAAACCAACTCAGGCGAAAGGCGTGTACATCAAGAAAGTTAGCATCTCCACCACCATGGGTGCAGGTGTTGCAGTTGACCAGGCTGGCCTGAGCGCTGCTGCAAACTAA
- the dppD gene encoding dipeptide ABC transporter ATP-binding protein produces the protein MALLNVDKLSVHFGDEGTPFRAVDRISYSVNQGEVVGIVGESGSGKSVSSLAIMGLIDYPGRVMAESLEFNGQDLQRISEKQRRQLVGAEVAMIFQDPMTSLNPCYTVGFQIMEAIKVHQGGNKKTRRQRAIDLLNQVGIPDPASRLDVYPHQLSGGMSQRVMIAMAIACRPKLLIADEPTTALDVTIQAQIIELLLELQQKENMALVLITHDLALVAEAAHKIIVMYAGQVVETGHSHDIFRAPRHPYTQALLRALPEFAQDKARLASLPGVVPGKYDRPQGCLLNPRCPYATDKCRAEEPELNLLADGRQSKCHYPLDDAGRPTL, from the coding sequence ATGGCGTTATTAAATGTAGATAAATTATCGGTGCACTTCGGTGACGAAGGCACTCCGTTTCGCGCCGTGGACCGCATCAGCTACAGCGTAAATCAGGGCGAAGTGGTCGGCATTGTGGGTGAGTCGGGTTCCGGTAAGTCGGTCAGTTCACTGGCCATCATGGGGCTGATTGATTATCCCGGCCGCGTCATGGCCGAAAGTCTGGAGTTTAACGGTCAGGACCTGCAGCGTATCTCCGAAAAGCAGCGCCGCCAGCTGGTCGGTGCGGAAGTGGCGATGATCTTCCAGGACCCAATGACCAGTCTGAACCCTTGTTACACCGTGGGATTCCAGATTATGGAAGCCATCAAGGTGCACCAGGGCGGGAATAAGAAGACCCGGCGTCAGCGTGCGATCGATCTGCTAAATCAGGTCGGTATCCCTGACCCGGCATCGCGTCTGGACGTTTACCCGCACCAGCTCTCCGGTGGGATGAGCCAGCGTGTGATGATCGCCATGGCGATTGCCTGTCGGCCAAAACTGCTGATTGCGGATGAACCGACAACGGCGCTGGACGTGACTATCCAGGCGCAGATCATCGAGCTACTGCTGGAACTGCAGCAGAAAGAGAACATGGCGCTGGTGCTGATTACGCATGACCTGGCGCTGGTGGCCGAAGCGGCGCACAAAATTATCGTGATGTATGCAGGTCAGGTGGTCGAGACTGGACATTCGCACGATATTTTCCGCGCGCCGCGTCACCCGTATACGCAGGCGCTTTTGCGTGCGCTGCCGGAGTTTGCCCAGGACAAAGCGCGCCTGGCATCACTTCCGGGCGTCGTACCGGGTAAATATGACCGACCGCAGGGCTGCCTGCTTAATCCGCGTTGTCCGTATGCTACAGACAAATGTCGTGCAGAAGAGCCAGAGCTCAACCTGCTTGCTGACGGTCGTCAGTCGAAATGCCACTACCCACTCGATGATGCCGGGAGGCCAACACTATGA
- the tuf gene encoding elongation factor Tu, with product MSKEKFERTKPHVNVGTIGHVDHGKTTLTAAITTVLAKTYGGSARAFDQIDNAPEEKARGITINTSHVEYDTPTRHYAHVDCPGHADYVKNMITGAAQMDGAILVVAATDGPMPQTREHILLGRQVGVPYIIVFLNKCDMVDDEELLELVEMEVRELLSQYDFPGDDTPIVRGSALKALEGDAEWEAKIIELAGFLDSYIPEPERAIDKPFLLPIEDVFSISGRGTVVTGRVERGIIKVGEEVEIVGIKETAKSTCTGVEMFRKLLDEGRAGENVGVLLRGIKREEIERGQVLAKPGSIKPHTKFESEVYILSKDEGGRHTPFFKGYRPQFYFRTTDVTGTIELPEGVEMVMPGDNIKMVVTLIHPIAMDDGLRFAIREGGRTVGAGVVAKVLG from the coding sequence ATGTCTAAAGAAAAGTTTGAACGTACAAAACCGCACGTTAACGTCGGTACTATCGGCCACGTTGACCATGGTAAAACAACGCTGACCGCTGCAATCACTACCGTTCTGGCTAAAACCTACGGTGGTTCTGCTCGTGCATTCGACCAGATCGATAACGCACCAGAAGAAAAAGCTCGTGGTATCACCATCAACACCTCTCACGTTGAGTACGACACCCCGACTCGCCACTACGCACACGTAGACTGCCCAGGCCACGCCGACTATGTTAAAAACATGATCACCGGTGCTGCGCAGATGGACGGCGCGATCCTGGTTGTTGCTGCGACTGACGGCCCAATGCCTCAGACTCGTGAGCACATCCTGCTGGGTCGCCAGGTAGGCGTTCCTTACATCATCGTGTTCCTGAACAAATGTGACATGGTTGATGACGAAGAGCTGCTGGAACTGGTAGAGATGGAAGTTCGTGAACTGCTGTCTCAGTACGATTTCCCAGGCGACGACACTCCAATCGTTCGTGGTTCCGCGCTGAAAGCGCTGGAAGGCGACGCTGAGTGGGAAGCGAAAATCATCGAACTGGCTGGCTTCCTGGATTCTTACATCCCAGAACCAGAGCGTGCGATCGACAAGCCGTTCCTGCTGCCAATCGAAGACGTATTCTCCATCTCCGGTCGTGGTACCGTTGTTACCGGTCGTGTTGAGCGCGGTATCATCAAAGTTGGCGAAGAAGTTGAAATCGTTGGTATCAAAGAGACTGCTAAGTCTACCTGTACTGGCGTTGAAATGTTCCGCAAACTGCTGGACGAAGGCCGTGCTGGTGAGAACGTAGGTGTTCTGCTGCGTGGTATCAAACGTGAAGAAATCGAACGTGGTCAGGTACTGGCTAAGCCAGGCTCAATCAAGCCACACACCAAGTTCGAATCTGAAGTGTACATCCTGTCCAAAGACGAAGGCGGCCGTCATACTCCGTTCTTCAAAGGCTACCGTCCACAGTTCTACTTCCGTACAACTGACGTGACCGGTACTATCGAACTGCCAGAAGGCGTTGAGATGGTAATGCCAGGCGACAACATCAAGATGGTTGTGACGCTGATCCACCCAATCGCGATGGACGACGGTCTGCGTTTCGCAATCCGTGAAGGTGGCCGTACCGTTGGCGCGGGCGTGGTTGCTAAAGTTCTCGGCTAA
- the secE gene encoding preprotein translocase subunit SecE, with amino-acid sequence MSANTEAQGSGRGLEAMKWVVVAVLLIVAIVGNYLYRDMMLPLRALAVVILIAAAGGVALLTTKGKATVAFAREARTEVRKVIWPTRQETLHTTLIVAAVTAVMSLILWGLDGILVRLVSFITGLRF; translated from the coding sequence ATGAGTGCGAATACCGAAGCTCAAGGGAGCGGGCGCGGCCTGGAAGCGATGAAATGGGTAGTCGTAGCCGTGCTGCTGATTGTAGCGATTGTCGGCAACTACCTTTATCGTGACATGATGCTGCCGCTACGCGCGCTTGCAGTGGTAATTCTGATTGCTGCAGCGGGTGGTGTCGCGCTGTTGACGACAAAAGGCAAAGCGACTGTCGCTTTTGCTCGCGAAGCGCGTACCGAAGTCCGCAAGGTAATTTGGCCGACTCGCCAGGAAACATTGCACACCACGCTGATCGTAGCGGCGGTTACCGCTGTAATGTCACTGATCCTGTGGGGACTGGATGGTATTCTGGTTCGCCTGGTATCCTTTATCACTGGCCTGAGGTTCTGA
- the coaA gene encoding type I pantothenate kinase, whose protein sequence is MSKKEQTLMTPYLQFNRSQWAALRDSVPMTLTEGEIARLKGINEDLSLEEVAEIYLPLSRLLNFYISSNLRRQAVLEQFLGTNGQRIPYIISIAGSVAVGKSTTARVLQALLSRWPEHRSVELITTDGFLHPNEVLKERGLMKKKGFPLSYDMHRLVKFVSDLKSGAPNVTAPVYSHLIYDRIPGGDKTVVQPDILILEGLNVLQSGMDYPHDPHHVFVSDFVDFSIYVDAPEDLLQNWYINRFLKFREGAFTDPDSYFHHYAQLSEEEAINVARGLWNEINYVNLKENILPTRERASLILTKSEKHAVDQIRLRK, encoded by the coding sequence ATGAGCAAAAAAGAGCAAACGTTAATGACACCTTATCTTCAGTTTAACCGTAGCCAGTGGGCTGCACTGCGTGACTCCGTCCCGATGACGCTGACGGAAGGCGAAATCGCACGGTTAAAGGGGATAAACGAAGATCTGTCGCTGGAAGAAGTGGCAGAAATCTATTTACCACTCTCGCGCTTGCTTAACTTCTATATCAGCTCCAACCTGCGCCGTCAGGCGGTGCTGGAGCAGTTCCTCGGGACGAACGGCCAACGCATTCCTTATATCATCAGCATTGCAGGCAGCGTGGCCGTCGGTAAAAGCACCACCGCACGTGTATTGCAGGCGTTACTGAGCCGCTGGCCAGAACACCGCAGCGTGGAGCTCATCACCACTGACGGTTTCCTGCACCCGAATGAGGTGTTAAAGGAACGCGGGCTAATGAAGAAGAAGGGCTTCCCGCTCTCTTATGATATGCACCGTCTGGTGAAATTTGTCTCTGACCTGAAATCGGGCGCGCCTAACGTCACTGCTCCGGTATATTCGCACCTGATCTACGATCGCATCCCGGGTGGAGACAAAACGGTGGTTCAGCCGGATATCCTGATCCTCGAAGGGTTAAACGTCCTGCAAAGCGGGATGGATTATCCTCACGATCCCCATCATGTGTTTGTCTCTGACTTCGTCGATTTCTCTATTTATGTCGATGCGCCGGAAGACCTGCTGCAGAACTGGTATATCAACCGCTTCCTGAAGTTCCGTGAAGGCGCGTTCACCGACCCTGACTCCTATTTCCACCACTACGCCCAGCTTTCTGAAGAAGAAGCCATTAATGTGGCGCGAGGGCTGTGGAATGAGATCAACTACGTGAACCTGAAAGAGAACATCCTGCCCACACGTGAGCGCGCCAGCCTGATCCTTACCAAGAGTGAGAAACACGCTGTCGACCAGATCCGTCTGCGCAAGTAA
- the dppC gene encoding dipeptide ABC transporter permease DppC yields MSHISENKVVTAPVPMTPLQEFWHYFKRNKGAVVGLVYVSVMILIAVFANVLAPYNPADQFRDALLAPPAWQDGGSLSHLLGTDDVGRDVLSRLMYGARLSLLVGCLVVVLSLVMGIVLGLVAGYFGGIIDNIIMRIVDIMLALPSLLLALVLVAIFGPSISNAALALTFVALPHYVRLTRAAVLVEVNRDYVTASRVAGAGAMRQMFVNIFPNCLAPLIVQASLGFSNAILDMAALGFLGMGAQPPTPEWGTMLSDVLQFAQSAWWVVTFPGLAILLTVLAFNLMGDGLRDALDPKLKQ; encoded by the coding sequence ATGTCACACATTTCTGAAAATAAAGTGGTTACTGCACCGGTTCCCATGACGCCGCTGCAGGAATTCTGGCACTACTTCAAGCGCAACAAAGGCGCGGTGGTGGGGCTGGTTTATGTCTCTGTCATGATCCTGATTGCGGTGTTTGCCAACGTGCTTGCACCGTATAACCCGGCGGATCAGTTCCGTGATGCGTTGCTGGCACCGCCAGCATGGCAGGACGGCGGTAGCCTGTCGCACCTGCTGGGTACCGATGACGTGGGCCGCGATGTGCTGTCGCGTCTGATGTACGGTGCGCGTCTGTCGCTGCTGGTCGGCTGCCTGGTGGTCGTGTTGTCGCTGGTTATGGGGATCGTACTCGGTCTGGTTGCTGGCTACTTCGGCGGCATTATCGATAACATCATCATGCGTATCGTCGATATCATGCTGGCGCTGCCCAGCTTGCTGTTGGCGCTGGTACTGGTGGCGATTTTTGGTCCGTCGATCAGTAACGCCGCGCTGGCATTAACCTTCGTGGCGCTTCCCCACTATGTGCGACTCACGCGTGCGGCGGTGCTGGTGGAAGTAAACCGCGACTACGTAACGGCCTCCCGCGTGGCGGGTGCTGGCGCGATGCGTCAAATGTTCGTCAACATCTTCCCGAACTGCCTGGCGCCGCTGATTGTTCAGGCGTCACTCGGTTTCTCTAACGCCATTCTTGATATGGCCGCTCTTGGCTTCCTGGGCATGGGTGCGCAGCCGCCAACACCGGAGTGGGGCACCATGCTCTCCGATGTGTTGCAGTTCGCCCAAAGCGCCTGGTGGGTTGTGACCTTCCCGGGTCTGGCAATCCTGCTGACGGTGCTGGCATTTAACCTGATGGGTGATGGCCTGCGTGATGCACTTGATCCCAAACTGAAGCAGTAA
- the rplL gene encoding 50S ribosomal protein L7/L12 encodes MSITKDQIIEAVAAMSVMDVVELISAMEEKFGVSAAAAVAVAAGPVEAAEEKTEFDVILKAAGANKVAVIKAVRGATGLGLKEAKDLVEAAPAALKEGVSKDDAEALKKSLEEAGAEVEVK; translated from the coding sequence ATGTCTATCACTAAAGATCAAATCATTGAAGCAGTTGCAGCTATGTCCGTAATGGACGTTGTAGAACTGATCTCTGCAATGGAAGAAAAATTCGGTGTTTCCGCTGCTGCTGCTGTAGCTGTAGCTGCTGGCCCGGTTGAAGCTGCTGAAGAAAAAACTGAATTCGACGTAATTCTGAAAGCTGCTGGCGCTAACAAAGTTGCTGTTATCAAAGCAGTACGTGGCGCAACTGGCCTGGGTCTGAAAGAAGCTAAAGACCTGGTAGAAGCTGCTCCAGCTGCGCTGAAAGAAGGCGTGAGCAAAGACGACGCAGAAGCACTGAAAAAATCTCTGGAAGAAGCTGGCGCTGAAGTTGAAGTTAAATAA
- the dppF gene encoding dipeptide ABC transporter ATP-binding subunit DppF, translated as MSTQQATKQQPLLQAIDLKKYYPVKKGLFAPERLVKALDGVSFTLERGKTLAVVGESGCGKSTLGRLLTMIEVPTGGELYYQGQDLLKHDPQAQKLRRQKIQIVFQNPYGSLNPRKKVGQILEEPLLINSNLNKEQRREKALAMMAKVGLKTEHYDRYPHMFSGGQRQRIAIARGLMLDPDVVIADEPVSALDVSVRAQVLNLMMDLQQDMGLSYVFISHDLSVVEHIADEVMVMYLGRCVEKGTKEQIFTHPRHPYTQALLSATPRLNPDDRRERIKLTGELPSPLNPPPGCAFNARCSRRFGPCTQLQPQLKDYGGQLVACFAVDQDENGEKPVA; from the coding sequence ATGAGTACGCAACAGGCCACCAAGCAACAACCGCTGTTGCAGGCTATCGACCTGAAAAAATACTATCCGGTGAAGAAGGGGCTGTTTGCGCCTGAACGCCTGGTGAAAGCGCTGGATGGCGTCTCCTTTACCCTTGAACGCGGCAAAACGCTGGCGGTGGTCGGTGAGTCAGGCTGTGGCAAATCGACGCTGGGTCGTTTGCTGACGATGATTGAAGTCCCCACCGGCGGTGAGCTCTATTATCAGGGACAGGACCTGCTCAAGCACGATCCGCAGGCGCAGAAACTGCGCCGTCAGAAAATCCAGATTGTGTTCCAGAACCCGTACGGATCGTTGAATCCGCGTAAAAAAGTGGGACAGATTCTGGAAGAGCCCCTGCTGATTAACAGCAATCTGAACAAAGAGCAGCGTCGTGAAAAAGCGCTGGCGATGATGGCGAAAGTGGGCCTGAAGACCGAGCATTACGATCGTTATCCGCATATGTTCTCTGGCGGCCAGCGCCAGCGTATCGCAATTGCGCGTGGTTTGATGCTCGACCCTGACGTGGTCATCGCCGATGAGCCGGTATCTGCCCTCGACGTTTCTGTGCGTGCGCAGGTGTTGAACCTGATGATGGATCTGCAGCAGGACATGGGGCTGTCGTACGTGTTTATTTCGCACGACCTGTCGGTTGTGGAGCACATTGCCGACGAAGTGATGGTGATGTATCTGGGGCGCTGCGTGGAGAAGGGGACAAAAGAGCAGATCTTTACTCATCCTCGTCACCCGTACACCCAGGCGCTGCTGTCTGCGACCCCGCGCCTGAACCCTGACGATCGTCGCGAGCGCATCAAGCTGACGGGTGAATTGCCCAGCCCGCTGAATCCGCCTCCAGGCTGTGCATTCAACGCCCGCTGCAGTCGCCGCTTTGGCCCGTGCACCCAGTTGCAGCCACAGCTCAAGGATTATGGCGGTCAGCTGGTTGCCTGCTTCGCGGTCGATCAGGATGAGAATGGCGAAAAGCCGGTGGCGTAA
- the rplK gene encoding 50S ribosomal protein L11 produces MAKKVQAYVKLQVAAGMANPSPPVGPALGQQGVNIMEFCKAFNAKTESMEKGLPIPVVITVYADRSFTFVTKTPPAAVLLKKAAGIKSGSGKPNKDKVGKISRAQLQEIAQTKAADMTGADIEAMTRSIEGTARSMGLVVED; encoded by the coding sequence ATGGCTAAGAAAGTACAAGCCTACGTCAAGCTGCAGGTTGCAGCAGGTATGGCGAACCCAAGTCCACCAGTTGGTCCAGCTCTGGGTCAGCAGGGTGTGAACATCATGGAATTCTGTAAAGCGTTCAACGCCAAAACCGAATCCATGGAAAAAGGTCTGCCAATCCCAGTTGTTATCACTGTATACGCTGACCGTTCTTTCACTTTCGTTACCAAAACCCCTCCAGCAGCAGTTCTGCTGAAGAAAGCGGCGGGTATCAAGTCTGGTTCCGGTAAACCGAACAAAGACAAAGTGGGTAAAATTTCCCGCGCTCAGCTGCAGGAAATCGCGCAGACCAAAGCTGCCGACATGACTGGTGCCGACATTGAAGCGATGACTCGCTCAATCGAAGGTACTGCACGTTCCATGGGCCTGGTAGTGGAGGACTAA
- the nusG gene encoding transcription termination/antitermination protein NusG produces the protein MSEAPKKRWYVVQAFSGFEGRVATSLREHIKLHNMEELFGEVMVPTEEVVEIRGGQRRKSERKFFPGYVLVQMVMNDASWHLVRSVPRVMGFIGGTSDRPAPISDKEVDAIMNRLQQVGDKPRPKTLFEPGEMVRVNDGPFADFNGVVEEVDYEKSRLKVSVSIFGRATPVELDFAQVEKA, from the coding sequence ATGTCTGAAGCCCCTAAAAAGCGCTGGTACGTCGTTCAGGCGTTTTCCGGTTTTGAAGGCCGCGTAGCAACGTCGCTGCGTGAGCATATCAAATTACACAACATGGAAGAGTTATTTGGCGAAGTTATGGTTCCGACCGAAGAAGTGGTCGAGATCCGTGGCGGCCAACGTCGCAAAAGCGAGCGTAAATTCTTCCCGGGTTACGTGCTGGTTCAGATGGTTATGAACGACGCGAGCTGGCACCTGGTGCGCAGCGTACCGCGCGTGATGGGCTTTATCGGCGGCACGTCTGACCGTCCGGCGCCAATCAGCGACAAAGAAGTTGATGCGATTATGAACCGCCTGCAGCAGGTGGGTGATAAGCCGCGTCCGAAAACGCTGTTTGAGCCGGGTGAAATGGTTCGTGTTAATGACGGTCCGTTTGCTGACTTTAATGGCGTGGTTGAAGAAGTGGACTACGAGAAGTCCCGCCTGAAAGTGTCCGTTTCTATCTTCGGTCGTGCGACCCCGGTAGAACTGGACTTTGCCCAGGTCGAAAAAGCCTAA
- the rplJ gene encoding 50S ribosomal protein L10, producing MALNLQDKQAIVAEVSEVAKGALSAVVADSRGVTVDKMTELRKAGREAGVYMRVVRNTLLRRVVEGTPFECLKDTFVGPTLIAYSMEHPGAAARLFKEFAKANAKFEVKAAAFEGELIPASQIDRLATLPTYEEAIARLMATMKEASAGKLVRTLAAVRDAKEAA from the coding sequence ATGGCTTTAAATCTTCAAGACAAACAAGCGATTGTTGCTGAAGTCAGCGAAGTAGCCAAAGGCGCGCTGTCTGCAGTAGTTGCGGATTCCCGTGGCGTTACTGTAGACAAAATGACTGAACTGCGTAAAGCAGGTCGTGAAGCTGGCGTATACATGCGTGTTGTTCGTAACACCCTGCTGCGTCGCGTAGTTGAAGGTACTCCTTTCGAGTGCCTGAAAGACACGTTTGTTGGTCCGACCCTTATTGCATACTCTATGGAACACCCGGGCGCTGCTGCTCGTCTGTTCAAAGAGTTCGCGAAAGCGAATGCAAAATTTGAGGTCAAAGCTGCAGCCTTTGAAGGTGAGTTGATCCCGGCATCGCAAATCGATCGCCTGGCAACCCTGCCGACCTACGAAGAAGCAATTGCACGCCTGATGGCAACCATGAAAGAAGCTTCGGCTGGCAAACTGGTTCGCACTCTGGCTGCTGTTCGCGATGCAAAAGAAGCTGCTTAA